From Penicillium psychrofluorescens genome assembly, chromosome: 1, one genomic window encodes:
- a CDS encoding uncharacterized protein (ID:PFLUO_001119-T1.cds;~source:funannotate) codes for MPNPPSPPSSGKKRPHPSSETSPTQSDPTANNPSTATNLPSSSPSVSTATSASTSSSFRNVSACNRCRLRKNRCDQRLPRCQSCEKAGVRCVGYDPITKREIPRSYVYFLETRVAYLEKQLAEHNIEFKKAMAFDEEEAVKIETEGDSHHGDGTAGEASAADKAQGRNSRIKEESADQKFDGDAARDGDGDEENWRLHNLVSNIGMVSVQGTSDPRYLGSTSGISFARVVFAAVRSSLPGNMPERSAVRTSERLPQGAAAGVGGGSMRDSFFGLQTRPMMKRAAFPDRELAERLVDLYFEHANPQMPILHRGDFMELLDRTYQLEEKNRSPRALYTLNIVFAIGAGVIYDDKSQGSDDENRSSRDRSSSTSKRPRLSSHQYQPEEYHASAIIHLESFLGSSSSEGFGGLEELQAVLLLASFALLRPVAPGLWYIVGVATRLAVDLGLHYEDGVGIDSGAKDGSQTQSRIDARERGRREWVRDLRRRLWWCVYSFDRLVATCVGRPFGISDQAISTEFPSMMDDKFITKAGLLTPPDGTPTYKHVAFHYFKLRLLQSEIHDVLQFQQARAVRRRASSSTVILPHAELTSPFLQGFDSFRSWRHDVHRRLVEWLEAAPTRPDTGVRFSIELLELNYWQAIILLYQQSLTVPAELASELTPDDVSSPSFSNVDEGDEEDHVYLNVAEAGQKVIRIYRQLHRVRLVNYTYLATHHIFMAGISFLYAIWHSPLVRSRLTLDEVDFTVLAATSVLGDLFHKCPPAEACRDAFERMSKATVQMCLSTTGFGSQVDMSRIQATTRSGGSFQSGRPRQQSMEQRPHPGQGQARRNTQTRVTRPPPKFDMNLADLFNDNTPLADRSRSGGPSFPVRSEFTDSSAAGFAADRSSRQFSQRTPSMEYYLKYENPGSPQPPPQFFYGGSPGSPGSVAANPGNGPHAVPPTDPDAQQAGMSLDFLDFGSGDAESAPGMDADVNADYSLANIPSLGHNLGQNVGIDLGFGMAVDFQHDWSENPNYDLLEGYFFGGSGAGASGGDA; via the exons ATGCCGAATCCCCCTTCCCCGCCATCttcggggaagaagagaccgcATCCCTCCAGCGAAACCTCTCCAACCCAGTCCGACCCGACCGCCAATAACCCCTCCACCGCAACCAAtctcccctcctcctcgccctccgTGTCCACCGCGACCTCGGCCTCTACGTCCTCCTCATTCCGCAATGTCTCGGCCTGCAATCGCTGCCGTCTGCGCAAGAACCGCTGCGACCAGCGTTTACCGCGGTGCCAGTCCTGCGAGAAGGCAGGGGTGCGCTGTGTCGGCTACGACCCCATTACCAAGCGAGAGATCCCGCGCAGTTATGTCTATTTCCTGGAGACCCGGGTGGCCTATctcgagaagcagctggctgAGCATAACATCGAATTCAAGAAAGCGATGGCCttcgacgaagaggaagcggtCAAAATCGAGACCGAGGGCGATTCCCACCACGGTGATGGCACAGCCGGCGAGGCCTCGGCTGCTGATAAGGCACAAGGAAGGAACTCAAGGATTAAAGAAGAGTCCGCCGACCAGAAATTCGACGGTGATGCGGCCcgcgatggagatggagacgaGGAGAACTGGCGACTGCACAATCTAGTATCGAATATTGGCATGGTCTCGGTGCAAGGAACTTCTGATCCTCGATATCTGGGCTCTACATCCGGAATTTCCTTCGCGCGAGTTGTGTTTGCTGCCGTACGGAGCTCTCTCCCGGGCAATATGCCGGAACGCAGCGCGGTCCGGACGAGTGAACGTCTGCCTCAGGGCGCTGCCgccggcgttggcgggggcTCGATGCGGGATTCGTTTTTCGGACTGCAAACAAGACCGATGATGAAACGCGCTGCCTTCCCAGATCGAGAACTCGCCGAGAGGCTAGTTGATCTGTATTTCGAACACGCGAATCCTCAGATGCCTATTCTCCATCGAGGCGACTTCATGGAGCTCTTGGACCGCACATATCAGTTAGAGGAGAAGAACCGATCTCCCCGGGCCCTCTACACACTCAATATCGTGTTTGCCATCGGTGCGGGCGTCATTTACGACGATAAGTCCCAAGGCTCAGATGACGAAAATCGCTCTAGCCGTGACCGGTCATCATCTACATCGAAAAGACCGAGACTTTCAAGCCATCAGTATCAACCAGAGGAGTACCACGCATCTGCGATCATTCACCTGGAGTCATTCCTTggttcctcgtccagcgaAGGTTTCGGCGGGCTAGAGGAGCTTCAAGCTGTGCTTCTCTTAGCCAGCTTTGCCTTGCTGCGGCCGGTTGCCCCCGGTCTCTGGTACATCGTCGGAGTTGCTACGCGCTTGGCTGTGGACCTCGGACTTCATTACGAGGATGGAGTAGGCATCGACTCGGGTGCGAAAGATGGCAGCCAAACCCAATCGCGCATCGACGCCCGCGAACGAGGCCGGCGCGAATGGGTGCGGGACCTCCGCCGTCGTCTGTGGTGGTGCGTCTACAGTTTCGACCGTCTTGTTGCAACCTGCGTCGGACGGCCGTTCGGCATCAGTGATCAAGCGATTAGCACCGAGTTCCCATCCATGATGGACGATAAGTTCATCACCAAGGCTGGCCTCCTAACACCCCCCGATGGCACCCCGACATATAAGCACGTCGCATTCCATTACTTCAAGCTTCGTCTCCTCCAATCCGAAATACACGATGTCCTCCAGTTCCAGCAGGCGCGCGCCGTACGAAGAAGAGCTTCGAGCAGCACCGTTATTCTCCCTCATGCCGAACTTACCTCTCCTTTCCTTCAGGGCTTTGACTCCTTCCGCTCCTGGCGCCACGATGTACATCGTCGTCTGGTGGAGTGGCTTGAGGCCGCCCCGACACGCCCGGACACTGGTGTGCGATTCTCTATCGAACTGCTTGAGCTGAATTATTGGCAAGCTATTATTCTGCTGTATCAACAGAGTTTGACTGTTCCCGCTGAGCTGGCGAGCGAGTTGACTCCGGACGACGTTTCTAGTCCGTCTTTCTCAAATGTGGATgaaggcgacgaggaggaccacGTTTACCTCAACGTGGCTGAGGCTGGTCAGAAGGTGATTCGTATTTATCGTCAACTTCACCGGGTGCGCTTGGTCAACTACACTTATCTAGCCACCCACCATATTTTTATGGCTG GAATTTCCTTTTTGTATGCGATCTGGCATTCGCCCCTGGTGCGAAGCCGTTTG ACACTCGACGAAGTTGATTTCACCGTCCTTGCCGCGACCTCAGTTCTTGGAGACTTGTTCCATAAGTGTCCTCCCGCAGAAGCTTGCCGAGATGCCTTTGAGCGCATGAGCAAGGCCACTGTGCAGATGTGCCTGTCCACCACCGGCTTCGGGTCGCAGGTCGACATGAGCCGCATCCAGGCCACAACGCGTTCAGGCGGCTCTTTCCAGTCTGGGCGACCACGGCAACAGTCGATGGAACAGCGGCCACaccctggccaaggccaggCTCGGCGAAATACGCAGACCCGTGTCACTCGCCCGCCTCCTAAATTCGACATGAACCTGGCGGACTTGTTCAACGACAATACTCCGCTTGCCGACCGGTCTCGATCTGGAGGCCCATCTTTCCCTGTGCGCTCCGAGTTCACGGATTCGTCGGCTGCCGGCTTCGCCGCTGACCGCTCTTCTCGGCAATTCAGTCAGCGCACACCGTCTATGGAGTACTATCTCAAATACGAGAACCCAGGGTCCCCACAGCCCCCTCCGCAGTTCTTCTATGGAGGTTCGCCTGGTTCGCCTGGTAGTGTCGCCGCCAACCCGGGCAATGGCCCCCACGCCGTCCCACCTACCGACCCCGATGCGCAGCAAGCAGGCATGAGCCTCGATTTCTTAGACTTTGGGTCTGGGGATGCAGAGAGCGCGCCCGGCATGGACGCCGATGTCAATGCGGATTACAGTTTGGCGAACATCCCGTCTCTCGGCCATAACTTGGGCCAAAACGTGGGGATTGATCTGGGTTTTGGTATGGCAGTCGACTTCCAGCATGATTGGAGTGAGAATCCCAACTATGATCTCTTGGAGGGCTATTTCTTTGGCGGTTCGGGAGCAGGCGCttctggtggtgatgcttAG